In the Streptomyces sp. BHT-5-2 genome, one interval contains:
- a CDS encoding LysR family transcriptional regulator, with protein sequence MSLELRHLRCFLAIADTLSVTRAAERLHLTQPAVSRTLRQLEAALGVRLVERTTHHLALTPDGLAFRDRAALAVSAFDRALAYGRRTGWPLRLGHAWSAAGAETTTLLRRWHEEHPQTPLELLRIDDRTAGLARGDVDAALLRGEVTAPGLITEELTTEPRVAGLPSDDPLAGRTALSLADLASRTIALNTVSGTTALDLWPPDARPTSTITIGNTDDWIAAITGGRAVGVTTSATAGMHPHPAMAYVPLTDAPAVPVVIAWRDGPGHPRIPALVALAREVLA encoded by the coding sequence ATGAGCCTCGAGCTGCGTCATCTCCGCTGCTTTCTCGCCATCGCCGACACCCTCAGCGTGACCCGCGCCGCCGAACGCCTCCACCTCACCCAGCCCGCCGTCTCCCGCACCCTCCGCCAGCTGGAGGCGGCGTTGGGCGTCCGCCTCGTCGAGCGCACCACCCACCACCTCGCCCTCACCCCGGACGGCCTCGCCTTCCGCGACCGGGCGGCACTGGCCGTCTCCGCCTTCGACCGCGCCCTGGCCTACGGCCGCCGCACCGGCTGGCCGCTCCGCCTGGGCCACGCCTGGTCGGCGGCCGGCGCGGAGACCACCACGCTGCTGCGCCGCTGGCACGAGGAACACCCTCAGACGCCGCTGGAACTCCTCCGGATCGACGACCGCACCGCCGGTCTCGCCCGCGGCGACGTGGACGCGGCCCTGCTCCGGGGCGAGGTCACCGCCCCCGGCCTGATCACCGAGGAGCTGACGACCGAGCCCCGGGTGGCCGGCCTCCCCTCCGACGACCCGCTGGCCGGCCGCACCGCCCTCTCCCTCGCCGACCTCGCCTCCCGCACCATCGCCCTGAACACGGTCTCCGGCACGACCGCCCTCGACCTCTGGCCGCCGGACGCCCGCCCCACGTCCACGATCACCATCGGCAACACCGACGACTGGATCGCCGCCATCACGGGCGGCCGCGCGGTGGGCGTCACCACCTCCGCCACCGCCGGCATGCACCCGCACCCCGCGATGGCCTACGTCCCGCTGACCGACGCCCCGGCCGTCCCCGTCGTCATCGCCTGGCGCGACGGCCCCGGCCACCCCCGCATCCCGGCCCTGGTGGCACTGGCCCGCGAGGTCCTGGCCTGA
- a CDS encoding EamA family transporter, whose protein sequence is MPPSREVLSAEEWAAARGLGDTAAARARGRLVSVGLVVGGVVSLQFGASVAVLLFPRAGALGVVTLRLVVAALVLLVACRPKVRGHSRGDWATVVAFGVALVGMNSLFYQAIDRIPLGAAVTLEFLGPLILSVVTSRRLLSVLWAVLALGGVVLLGREGLDGLNLVGAGCALAAGGLWAAYILLSARTGQRFPQADGLALAMAVAAVLSLPLGALSAGTALLDPVTLGLGAAVALMSSVLPYTLELLALRKLPASGFAVMMSLEPAAAATAGFLVLGQALGWVEVLAIGLVVVASAGAVLSGSRR, encoded by the coding sequence GTGCCGCCCTCGCGCGAGGTGCTGTCGGCGGAGGAGTGGGCCGCGGCCCGCGGGCTGGGCGATACGGCGGCGGCGCGGGCACGGGGCCGGCTGGTGTCGGTGGGGCTGGTCGTCGGCGGGGTCGTCTCGCTGCAGTTCGGGGCGTCGGTGGCGGTGCTGCTGTTCCCGCGGGCCGGGGCGCTGGGTGTGGTCACGCTGCGGCTGGTCGTCGCGGCGCTGGTGCTGCTCGTCGCCTGCCGGCCGAAGGTGCGGGGCCACTCGCGGGGCGACTGGGCCACGGTCGTCGCCTTCGGCGTCGCGCTCGTCGGCATGAACTCGCTCTTCTACCAGGCGATCGACCGGATTCCGCTCGGGGCCGCGGTCACCCTGGAATTCCTCGGACCGCTGATCCTCTCCGTGGTGACGTCGCGGCGGCTGCTGAGCGTGCTGTGGGCAGTGCTGGCCCTGGGAGGTGTGGTGCTGCTGGGCCGCGAGGGGCTCGACGGGCTGAACCTCGTCGGCGCCGGGTGCGCGCTGGCCGCCGGTGGGTTGTGGGCGGCGTACATCCTGCTGTCGGCGCGCACCGGGCAGCGCTTCCCACAGGCGGACGGGCTGGCGCTGGCGATGGCGGTCGCGGCGGTGCTGAGCCTGCCGCTGGGCGCGCTCAGCGCGGGCACCGCGCTGCTGGACCCGGTGACGCTGGGGCTGGGCGCCGCCGTGGCGCTGATGTCGTCGGTCCTGCCGTACACGCTGGAGCTGCTGGCGCTGCGGAAGCTGCCGGCCTCGGGGTTCGCGGTGATGATGAGCCTGGAACCGGCCGCGGCGGCCACGGCCGGGTTCCTGGTGCTGGGGCAGGCGTTGGGGTGGGTCGAGGTGCTGGCGATCGGGCTGGTGGTGGTGGCCAGCGCGGGGGCGGTGCTCAGTGGCTCTCGCCGGTGA
- a CDS encoding ETX/MTX2 family pore-forming toxin, with protein sequence MSHVSRRRLLAAVPVAGLAAAVPVSLATAGAAVAAPSRPNAPQAATPRKAAARSLQEITDEWGKWMARERFPGSNGCRFTASTDYGQRGELGSYHKYQVSTAYTGITYDPKAPSPIPGQVSSVTTNYRNGSSVEQTVTYKQSKTTEQDLRISVTESLKIGVSMEVSAEIPAVAKVSETTSIETNLSSTQEYSHKETQNWSVDLPLKIPAKSAIEASLVIGTQKYDIDWTATVGMSGAVAIWFNDKVDLNHDGDYHWLWFVPIEEVFRDCRAHSIIDTSGYEITGSGVDAFASGKFGGGQGVSVNVNVVQKDLDGRTKRSAPLSMPVPLTPDGKKVIRSGR encoded by the coding sequence ATGAGCCATGTCTCCAGACGGCGTCTCCTCGCCGCCGTCCCCGTCGCCGGCCTCGCGGCGGCCGTCCCCGTTTCCCTCGCGACCGCGGGTGCCGCGGTCGCGGCACCCAGCCGTCCGAACGCCCCGCAGGCCGCCACTCCCCGCAAGGCGGCCGCCCGCTCGCTCCAGGAGATCACGGACGAGTGGGGGAAGTGGATGGCCCGGGAACGGTTCCCCGGTTCCAACGGCTGCCGCTTCACCGCCTCCACGGACTACGGGCAGCGCGGTGAGCTGGGCAGTTACCACAAGTACCAGGTGAGCACGGCGTACACCGGCATCACCTACGACCCCAAGGCCCCCTCGCCCATACCGGGCCAGGTCAGCTCCGTGACGACCAACTACCGCAACGGGTCGTCCGTCGAACAGACCGTCACGTACAAGCAGAGCAAGACGACCGAGCAGGACCTGCGGATCTCGGTGACCGAGTCGCTGAAGATCGGCGTATCGATGGAGGTCTCGGCCGAGATCCCGGCCGTGGCCAAGGTGTCGGAGACCACCTCCATCGAGACGAACCTCTCCTCTACGCAGGAGTACTCCCACAAGGAGACGCAGAACTGGAGCGTCGACCTCCCCCTGAAGATCCCGGCCAAGTCGGCGATCGAGGCGTCCCTCGTGATCGGCACCCAGAAGTACGACATCGACTGGACGGCCACGGTCGGCATGTCGGGAGCGGTGGCGATCTGGTTCAACGACAAGGTCGATCTCAACCACGACGGCGACTACCACTGGCTCTGGTTCGTCCCCATCGAGGAGGTGTTCCGCGACTGCCGCGCGCACTCGATCATCGACACCTCCGGCTACGAGATCACCGGTAGCGGCGTGGACGCCTTCGCCAGCGGGAAGTTCGGCGGCGGCCAGGGCGTGTCCGTCAACGTGAACGTGGTGCAGAAGGATCTCGACGGCCGCACGAAGCGGAGCGCCCCGCTGTCGATGCCCGTGCCGCTCACCCCGGACGGCAAGAAGGTCATCCGCTCCGGCCGCTGA
- a CDS encoding helix-turn-helix transcriptional regulator, translating to MMNSGGSAEGTSKALRVFGGQLKLFRELAELSREELGRKLGYASHTIKSYELAQRIPEPATVERADELLGARGVLKAAIPLLEEAQYPMFFRDVAKLERKCVRRCSYETLVVPGLLQTKDYARAVIESHVPVHADEEVERLVSGRLERQGLLTREDRPPLHFVVEQCALERPIGGREIHREQMAEVLERLHLRNVTLQVMPTNIEEHPCLDGALVLLDMPDPRTLGYVEGHARSQLVSDRKKVAELVQRYAMIRTQALSTRESLQFIEKLAG from the coding sequence ATGATGAATTCAGGCGGTAGCGCGGAGGGGACGTCGAAGGCGCTGCGCGTCTTCGGGGGGCAGCTCAAGCTCTTCCGGGAACTCGCCGAGCTGAGCCGAGAGGAGCTTGGCAGGAAGCTCGGTTACGCGTCCCACACGATCAAGTCGTACGAGCTGGCCCAGCGCATCCCGGAACCGGCCACGGTGGAGCGGGCGGACGAACTGCTGGGCGCGAGGGGTGTGCTGAAAGCGGCGATTCCGCTGCTGGAGGAGGCGCAGTATCCGATGTTCTTCCGCGATGTCGCGAAGCTGGAGCGGAAGTGCGTACGTCGATGCTCGTACGAGACGCTGGTCGTGCCGGGGCTGTTGCAGACGAAGGACTACGCGCGTGCGGTGATCGAATCGCACGTCCCTGTCCATGCCGACGAAGAGGTGGAGCGCTTGGTTTCCGGCAGGCTTGAGCGTCAAGGGTTGCTCACCCGCGAAGATCGGCCGCCGCTCCATTTCGTCGTTGAGCAGTGTGCCTTGGAGCGCCCGATCGGTGGCCGGGAAATCCACCGGGAACAGATGGCGGAGGTCTTGGAGCGGCTACACCTGCGCAACGTAACCCTCCAGGTCATGCCGACGAACATCGAGGAGCATCCGTGCCTCGACGGTGCGCTGGTCTTGCTGGACATGCCTGACCCGCGCACGCTGGGCTATGTAGAAGGGCATGCCAGGAGTCAGCTCGTCTCCGACCGGAAGAAGGTCGCCGAACTTGTGCAGCGCTATGCCATGATCCGTACGCAGGCCCTGTCCACCAGGGAATCCCTGCAATTCATCGAGAAGTTGGCGGGGTAG
- a CDS encoding DUF397 domain-containing protein — MSTELVWRKSSYSGSAGGECVEIATSPTTARVLIRDSKDKPGPRLTLAPAAWAAFVRYAASGPVRP, encoded by the coding sequence ATGAGCACCGAACTGGTCTGGCGCAAGTCGAGCTACAGCGGTTCCGCCGGCGGCGAATGCGTCGAGATCGCCACCAGCCCGACCACCGCTCGCGTCCTCATACGCGACTCCAAGGACAAGCCCGGCCCCCGCCTCACCCTCGCCCCCGCCGCCTGGGCCGCGTTCGTCCGTTACGCCGCGTCGGGGCCTGTGCGGCCGTAA
- a CDS encoding TIGR03084 family metal-binding protein encodes MADPREVREVLADLRAEGEEVDGLVAGLPEAEWGRATPAAGWSIAHQIAHLLWTDERAVRSAVDPEGFAREAQAALTAPETFVDEGAERGARLAPAELLARWRAGRAELLEVLAGRPRGEKLPWYGPPMSVASMATGRLMETWAHGQDVADALGVRRVPTARLRHVARIGVRARGYAYAVHGLTPPAEEFRVELTGPGGEAWVFGPEDAAQRVSGPALDFCLLVTQRAHRDDVSLVAVGADAERWLGIAQSFAGPAGPGRAPGEVVRR; translated from the coding sequence ATGGCCGATCCGCGGGAGGTTCGGGAGGTCCTGGCGGACCTGCGGGCCGAGGGTGAGGAAGTGGACGGGCTGGTGGCGGGGCTGCCCGAAGCGGAGTGGGGGCGGGCGACCCCGGCCGCCGGATGGAGCATCGCGCACCAGATCGCGCACCTGTTGTGGACCGACGAGCGGGCCGTGCGGTCCGCGGTCGATCCCGAGGGGTTCGCGCGGGAGGCGCAGGCGGCGCTCACCGCGCCGGAGACGTTCGTGGACGAGGGGGCCGAGCGCGGCGCGCGGCTGGCCCCCGCCGAGCTGCTGGCGCGGTGGCGGGCCGGTCGGGCCGAGCTGCTGGAGGTGCTGGCGGGACGGCCCCGGGGGGAGAAACTGCCGTGGTACGGGCCGCCGATGAGCGTGGCGTCGATGGCCACCGGGCGGCTGATGGAGACCTGGGCGCACGGGCAGGACGTGGCGGACGCGCTGGGGGTGCGGCGGGTGCCGACGGCCCGGTTGCGGCATGTGGCCCGGATCGGGGTGCGGGCCAGGGGCTACGCGTATGCGGTGCACGGACTGACGCCGCCGGCGGAGGAGTTCCGGGTCGAGTTGACGGGGCCGGGCGGCGAGGCGTGGGTGTTCGGGCCGGAGGACGCGGCGCAGCGGGTCAGCGGGCCGGCGCTGGACTTCTGCCTGCTGGTGACGCAGCGGGCGCACCGGGACGACGTCTCGCTGGTGGCGGTGGGGGCGGACGCCGAGCGGTGGTTGGGCATCGCGCAGTCCTTCGCGGGGCCGGCGGGGCCGGGCCGGGCGCCGGGCGAGGTGGTGCGGCGGTGA
- a CDS encoding acyclic terpene utilization AtuA family protein translates to MTGPGSVAPLRIGNASGFYGDRFEAVREMLTGGPLDVLTGDYLAELTMLILGRDRLKDPRLGYARTFLRQLEEGLGLAVERGVKIVTNAGGLNPAGLADAVRELSERVGVPVRVAHVEGDDLVGRGWGEGVLTANAYLGGAGIAACLRAGADVVVTGRVTDAALVSGPAAAHFGWAADDHDRLAGAVVAGHVLECGAQATGGNYAFFEELGDVRRPGFPLAEVRADGSAVITKHPGTGGAVTVGTVTAQLLYETAGARYPGPDVTARLDTVRLAADGPDRVRIEGVRGEAPPATLKVGLTRMGGWRNEVVFVLTGLDIEAKAELVRGQLTEALERAGCRPREVTWTLARTDHADAGAQEEASALLRLVVRDPEAEAVGRAVSGAAVELALASYPGFHVTAPPGKGAPYGVFEAAYVPAADVRQVAVLPDGARVAVAPGPASADGPDAVAGELPEPLPDGPVRWAPLGRVAGARSGDKGGSANIGVWARTADGWRWLAHALTVERLRELLPETAGLAVRREVLPNLRALNFTVEGLLGAGVASQARFDPQAKALGEWLRSRHMEIPEVLL, encoded by the coding sequence GTGACGGGGCCGGGGAGCGTGGCGCCGTTACGGATCGGGAACGCGTCCGGCTTCTACGGCGACCGGTTCGAGGCCGTGCGGGAGATGCTGACCGGCGGGCCGCTGGACGTGCTGACCGGGGACTACCTGGCCGAGCTGACGATGCTGATCCTCGGGCGGGACCGGCTGAAGGACCCGCGGCTGGGGTACGCCAGGACGTTTCTGCGGCAGTTGGAGGAGGGGCTCGGGCTCGCCGTCGAGCGGGGCGTGAAGATCGTGACTAATGCGGGCGGGCTGAATCCGGCCGGACTCGCGGACGCCGTCAGGGAGTTGAGCGAGCGGGTCGGGGTGCCGGTGCGGGTCGCGCACGTCGAGGGGGACGACCTGGTGGGGCGGGGGTGGGGCGAGGGCGTGCTCACCGCCAATGCCTATCTGGGGGGCGCGGGGATCGCGGCGTGCCTGCGGGCGGGGGCGGATGTCGTGGTCACCGGGCGGGTGACGGACGCGGCGCTGGTCAGCGGGCCGGCCGCGGCGCACTTCGGCTGGGCGGCGGACGACCACGACCGGCTGGCGGGGGCGGTGGTCGCGGGGCATGTGCTGGAGTGCGGGGCGCAGGCGACGGGCGGGAACTACGCGTTCTTCGAGGAGCTGGGCGACGTGCGGCGGCCGGGGTTCCCGCTGGCCGAGGTCCGTGCGGACGGCAGCGCGGTGATCACCAAGCATCCGGGGACCGGGGGAGCGGTGACGGTGGGGACGGTGACGGCCCAGCTGCTCTACGAGACGGCCGGGGCGCGCTATCCGGGGCCGGACGTCACGGCGCGGCTGGACACCGTACGGCTCGCGGCGGACGGGCCGGACCGGGTGCGGATCGAGGGGGTGCGGGGCGAGGCGCCGCCGGCGACGTTGAAGGTCGGGCTGACCCGGATGGGCGGCTGGCGCAACGAGGTGGTGTTCGTGCTCACCGGCCTCGACATCGAGGCCAAGGCCGAGCTGGTGCGCGGGCAGTTGACGGAGGCGCTGGAGCGGGCCGGGTGCCGCCCGAGGGAGGTGACCTGGACGCTGGCGCGCACCGATCACGCCGATGCGGGCGCGCAGGAGGAGGCGAGCGCGCTGCTGCGGCTGGTGGTGCGGGACCCGGAAGCGGAGGCTGTGGGGCGGGCGGTGAGCGGGGCGGCGGTCGAGCTGGCGCTGGCCAGTTACCCGGGCTTCCATGTGACGGCGCCGCCGGGCAAGGGCGCCCCGTACGGGGTGTTCGAGGCGGCGTATGTGCCGGCGGCGGACGTCCGGCAGGTGGCGGTGCTGCCGGACGGGGCGCGGGTGGCGGTCGCGCCCGGGCCCGCCTCGGCGGACGGGCCGGACGCCGTGGCGGGGGAGCTGCCGGAGCCGCTGCCGGACGGGCCGGTCCGGTGGGCCCCGCTGGGACGCGTCGCCGGGGCGCGCAGCGGCGACAAGGGCGGCTCGGCCAACATCGGGGTGTGGGCCCGGACGGCCGACGGCTGGCGCTGGCTGGCGCACGCCCTCACCGTCGAGCGGCTGCGCGAACTCCTGCCGGAGACAGCCGGATTGGCGGTGCGGCGGGAGGTGCTGCCGAATCTGCGGGCGCTGAACTTCACCGTCGAGGGGCTGTTAGGGGCGGGCGTCGCCTCGCAGGCCCGGTTCGACCCGCAGGCCAAGGCACTGGGGGAGTGGCTGCGCTCCCGTCACATGGAGATACCGGAGGTGCTGCTATGA
- a CDS encoding acyl-CoA carboxylase subunit beta, which yields MTVLRSGLDVAGAEYAERRAVMLEKLGEVAAEHARALAGGGEKYVARHRGRGKLPARERIELLLDPDTPFLELSPLAGWGSDYAVGASLVTGIGVVEGVECLITANDPTVRGGASNPWTLKKALRADEIALANRLPVVSLVESGGADLPSQKEIFIPGGALFKDLTRLSAAGIPTVAVVFGNSTAGGAYVPGMSDHVIMVKERAKVFLGGPPLVKMATGEESDDESLGGAEMHARTSGLADYFAVDEPDALRQARRVVARLNWRKAHADPGPAAPPEYDEEELLGIVPGDLRAPFDPREVIARIVDGSDFDEFKPLYGASLVTGWAELHGYPVGILANAQGVLFSAESQKAAQFVQLANQRDIPLLFLHNTTGYMVGREYEQGGIIKHGAMMINAVSNSRVPHLSVLMGASYGAGHYGMCGRAYDPRFLFAWPSAKSAVMGPQQLAGVLSIVARASAEAKGRPYDEDGDAALRAMVERQIEAESLPMFLSGRLYDDGVIDPRDTRTVLGLCLSAVHSAPVEGARGGFGVFRM from the coding sequence ATGACCGTCCTGCGGAGCGGGCTGGACGTGGCCGGTGCCGAGTACGCCGAGCGGCGGGCGGTGATGCTGGAGAAGCTCGGGGAGGTGGCGGCCGAGCATGCCAGGGCGCTCGCCGGCGGGGGCGAGAAGTACGTGGCCCGGCACCGCGGGCGGGGCAAGCTGCCGGCCCGGGAGCGGATCGAGCTGCTGCTGGACCCCGATACGCCGTTCCTGGAGCTGTCGCCGCTCGCCGGCTGGGGCAGCGACTACGCGGTGGGGGCGTCGCTGGTCACCGGCATCGGGGTGGTCGAGGGCGTGGAGTGCCTGATCACCGCCAACGACCCGACGGTGCGCGGCGGGGCGAGCAATCCCTGGACGCTGAAGAAGGCGCTGCGGGCCGATGAGATCGCCCTCGCCAACCGGCTGCCGGTGGTCAGCCTGGTGGAGTCCGGCGGCGCCGACCTGCCGAGCCAGAAGGAGATCTTCATCCCCGGCGGGGCGCTCTTCAAGGACCTGACGCGGCTCTCGGCGGCCGGGATCCCGACGGTCGCGGTGGTCTTCGGCAACTCCACGGCCGGCGGCGCGTACGTCCCCGGGATGTCGGACCACGTGATCATGGTGAAGGAGCGGGCCAAGGTCTTCCTCGGCGGGCCGCCGCTGGTGAAGATGGCGACCGGCGAGGAGAGCGACGACGAGTCGCTGGGCGGGGCGGAGATGCACGCCCGGACGTCGGGGCTGGCCGACTACTTCGCGGTGGACGAGCCGGACGCGCTGCGGCAGGCGCGGCGGGTGGTGGCGCGCCTCAACTGGCGCAAGGCGCACGCCGATCCGGGCCCGGCCGCGCCGCCGGAGTACGACGAGGAGGAGCTGCTCGGCATCGTCCCCGGCGACCTGCGGGCCCCCTTCGACCCGCGCGAGGTGATCGCCCGGATCGTCGACGGCTCGGACTTCGACGAGTTCAAGCCGCTGTACGGGGCGAGTCTGGTGACGGGGTGGGCGGAGCTGCACGGCTATCCGGTCGGGATCCTCGCCAACGCCCAGGGCGTGCTGTTCAGCGCGGAGTCCCAGAAGGCCGCGCAGTTCGTCCAGTTGGCCAACCAGCGGGACATCCCGCTGCTCTTCCTGCACAACACCACCGGCTACATGGTCGGCCGGGAGTACGAGCAGGGCGGCATCATCAAGCACGGCGCGATGATGATCAACGCGGTGTCCAACTCGCGGGTCCCGCATCTGTCGGTCCTGATGGGCGCCTCGTACGGGGCCGGGCACTACGGGATGTGCGGACGGGCCTACGACCCGCGGTTCCTGTTCGCCTGGCCGAGCGCCAAGTCGGCGGTGATGGGCCCGCAGCAGCTCGCCGGCGTCCTCTCGATCGTGGCCCGCGCCTCGGCCGAGGCGAAGGGCCGGCCCTACGACGAGGACGGCGACGCGGCGCTGCGCGCCATGGTGGAGCGGCAGATCGAGGCCGAGTCGCTGCCGATGTTCCTGTCCGGGCGGCTGTACGACGACGGCGTCATCGACCCGCGGGACACCCGTACCGTCCTCGGGCTGTGCCTGTCCGCCGTGCACTCCGCGCCGGTCGAGGGCGCGCGGGGCGGCTTCGGCGTCTTCCGGATGTGA
- a CDS encoding biotin carboxylase N-terminal domain-containing protein, producing the protein MTTSDSAAAAASGAAGPVEIRSVLVANRGEIARRIFRTCRELGIATVAVYSDADAGAAHVREADVAVRLPGEAPADTYLRGELLVKAALAAGADAVHPGYGFLSESGAFAAAVVDAGLVWIGPPPAAIEAMASKTRAKELMAAAGVPLLAPVDPAAVAAGDLPLLVKAAAGGGGRGMRIVRELALLDGELVAAQAEAAAAFGDGEVFVEPYVEGGRHVEVQVLADAHGDVWTLGTRDCSLQRRHQKVVEEAPAPGLPDALRDTLLRAAAQAARAIGYRGAGTVEFLVSADGRGYFLEMNTRLQVEHPVTEEIYRLDLVALQIAVAEGRPLPAALPEPHGHAIEARLYAEDPAAGWQPQTGTVHRIAVPDGVRLDSGVTDGDTVTVHYDPMLAKVIAWAPTRAEAVRKLAGALERARIHGLVTNRELLVRSLRHPEFATATGLDTGFYDRNLAALTAPETAGDALSALAAALADASGRSRFGGFRNVPAGPQVKRYARADTIHEIRYRLGREGLTAEDYPGVRLVALAADEVVLDVDGLRRTFAVARHGDRVHVDSPLGARTFTALPRFPDPTARTEPGSLLAPMPGTVVRIADGLAEGDRVAAGQPLMWLEAMKMEHRITAPAAGTLTALPVRTGRQVEVGTLLAVVAD; encoded by the coding sequence GTGACAACCAGCGATTCCGCGGCCGCGGCCGCGTCCGGGGCGGCGGGCCCCGTGGAGATCCGTTCGGTGCTGGTCGCCAACCGCGGCGAGATCGCCCGCCGCATCTTCCGCACCTGCCGTGAACTGGGCATCGCCACCGTCGCGGTGTACTCCGACGCGGACGCCGGCGCCGCGCACGTACGGGAGGCGGACGTCGCGGTCCGGCTGCCGGGGGAGGCGCCCGCGGACACCTATCTGCGCGGTGAGCTGCTGGTGAAGGCGGCGCTGGCGGCCGGGGCGGACGCGGTCCACCCGGGGTACGGCTTCCTCTCCGAGAGCGGGGCGTTCGCCGCGGCGGTGGTGGACGCGGGGCTCGTGTGGATCGGGCCGCCGCCGGCCGCCATCGAGGCGATGGCCTCCAAGACCCGCGCCAAGGAACTGATGGCGGCGGCCGGGGTGCCGCTGCTGGCCCCGGTCGACCCGGCCGCGGTCGCCGCCGGGGACCTGCCGCTGCTGGTGAAGGCGGCGGCCGGCGGCGGCGGGCGCGGTATGCGGATCGTTCGCGAACTGGCCTTGCTGGACGGAGAGTTGGTGGCGGCACAGGCGGAGGCCGCGGCTGCGTTCGGGGACGGCGAGGTGTTCGTCGAGCCCTATGTGGAGGGCGGGCGCCATGTCGAGGTGCAGGTCCTCGCCGACGCCCACGGCGACGTCTGGACGCTCGGCACCCGCGACTGCTCGCTCCAGCGGCGCCACCAGAAGGTCGTCGAGGAGGCCCCGGCACCCGGGCTGCCCGACGCGCTCCGGGACACCCTGCTCCGGGCCGCCGCCCAGGCCGCACGGGCCATCGGCTACCGGGGCGCGGGCACCGTCGAGTTCCTGGTGTCGGCCGACGGCCGCGGGTACTTCCTGGAGATGAACACCCGCCTCCAGGTGGAGCACCCGGTCACCGAGGAGATCTACCGGCTCGACCTGGTGGCCCTCCAGATCGCCGTCGCCGAGGGCCGCCCGCTGCCCGCCGCGCTGCCCGAACCGCACGGCCACGCCATCGAGGCCCGGCTCTACGCCGAGGACCCGGCGGCCGGCTGGCAGCCGCAGACCGGCACCGTGCACCGCATCGCCGTACCGGACGGCGTCCGGCTGGACTCCGGGGTGACCGACGGCGACACCGTCACCGTCCACTACGACCCGATGCTGGCCAAGGTGATCGCCTGGGCGCCGACCCGCGCCGAGGCCGTCCGCAAGCTGGCGGGCGCCCTGGAACGGGCCCGGATCCACGGCCTGGTCACCAACCGCGAGCTGCTGGTCCGCTCCCTGCGGCACCCCGAGTTCGCCACCGCCACCGGGCTCGACACCGGCTTCTACGACCGCAACCTCGCCGCCCTCACCGCGCCGGAGACCGCCGGCGACGCCCTGTCCGCACTGGCCGCCGCACTCGCCGACGCATCCGGCCGCTCCCGCTTCGGGGGCTTCCGCAACGTCCCGGCCGGCCCGCAGGTCAAGCGCTACGCCCGCGCGGACACCATCCACGAGATCCGCTACCGGCTCGGGCGGGAGGGCCTGACGGCCGAGGACTACCCCGGCGTCCGGCTGGTCGCCCTGGCCGCCGACGAGGTGGTGCTGGACGTCGACGGGCTGCGGCGGACGTTCGCGGTCGCCCGCCACGGCGACCGGGTCCACGTCGACTCGCCGCTGGGCGCCCGCACCTTCACCGCGCTGCCCCGGTTTCCCGACCCCACCGCCCGTACCGAGCCCGGTTCGCTGCTCGCCCCGATGCCCGGCACGGTCGTCCGGATCGCGGACGGGCTGGCCGAGGGCGACCGCGTGGCGGCCGGCCAGCCGCTGATGTGGCTGGAGGCCATGAAGATGGAGCACAGGATCACCGCACCGGCGGCCGGCACCCTGACCGCCCTCCCCGTCCGGACCGGCCGGCAGGTCGAGGTGGGCACCCTGCTCGCCGTCGTCGCCGACTGA